From the Synechococcus sp. HK01-R genome, one window contains:
- a CDS encoding HAD family hydrolase, translated as MATLLLNGEALAEIDGVLFDKDGTLSHSEPHLISLARRRIEAIAERMQHLPLRVVSNALDTKSLRSLLEKAYGLNSEGVRPDSLLAVASKQHNLAATATVLSLVGVPWPQALLLAEESFASVEQSLPPDEEDGSTPLLPDAKRLIQALNKAGVTCAVISNDTHEGIQRFLRHHQLEHAVSGIWSAEHQPSKPDPAAVHRLCESLQLNHRRCALVGDADSDLLMGRRAGVAVTLGYVAGWREPPTLTAHEHLVHHWRDLQVRLED; from the coding sequence ATGGCCACGCTGTTACTCAACGGTGAGGCCCTAGCCGAAATCGATGGGGTGCTGTTCGACAAGGACGGCACCCTTTCTCATAGCGAACCGCACCTCATCAGCCTGGCGCGAAGGCGAATTGAAGCCATTGCAGAACGCATGCAACACCTTCCACTTCGCGTCGTTTCAAACGCGTTGGACACCAAAAGCCTGCGTTCGCTCCTCGAAAAGGCCTACGGACTGAACAGTGAAGGCGTTCGCCCGGACAGTCTTCTCGCCGTGGCGTCAAAACAGCACAACCTCGCTGCCACCGCAACCGTTCTCAGCCTGGTGGGCGTGCCGTGGCCTCAGGCCCTACTGCTTGCGGAGGAGAGCTTTGCATCCGTGGAGCAGTCGCTTCCCCCCGATGAAGAAGACGGTTCCACTCCGCTTTTACCGGATGCCAAACGCCTGATCCAAGCGCTCAACAAAGCCGGGGTGACCTGTGCTGTGATCAGCAACGACACCCACGAGGGAATTCAGCGCTTTCTGCGTCATCACCAGCTAGAGCACGCCGTTTCAGGCATCTGGAGCGCGGAGCATCAGCCAAGCAAACCAGATCCGGCCGCTGTCCACCGCCTCTGCGAGTCCCTGCAACTCAACCACCGTCGCTGCGCCCTAGTCGGCGATGCCGACTCCGATCTACTCATGGGCAGGCGCGCTGGAGTCGCTGTCACCCTGGGCTACGTGGCCGGATGGAGGGAGCCCCCAACGCTTACCGCCCACGAACACCTTGTTCACCACTGGCGCGATCTCCAAGTGCGCCTAGAAGACTGA
- the metK gene encoding methionine adenosyltransferase, whose amino-acid sequence MSRYVFTSESVTEGHPDKICDQVSDAVLDALLAQDPSSRVACETVVNTGLCMITGEVTSKAQVDFIHLVRDVIRDIGYSGARAGGFDANSCAVLVALDQQSPDIAQGVDEADDHAGDPLDKVGAGDQGIMFGYACDETPELMPLPISIAHRLSRRLAEVRHNGTLEYLLPDGKTQVSVVYENDQPVAIDTILISTQHTAEVAGMSGEQEVRQRISDDLWTHVVEPATADLPLKPEKGSTRYLVNPTGKFVVGGPQGDAGLTGRKIIVDTYGGYARHGGGAFSGKDPTKVDRSAAYAARYVAKCLVAAGLARRAEVQLSYAIGVAKPVSILVDSFGTGKVSNAELTALVNSHFDLRPGAIIEQFKLRDMPSQSGGRFYRDTAAYGHFGRPDLKLPWEDVADKAATLLQAEATRLQEGSTI is encoded by the coding sequence ATGAGTCGCTACGTCTTCACCTCCGAATCCGTCACAGAAGGACATCCCGACAAAATCTGTGACCAGGTCAGTGATGCAGTACTCGATGCGCTCCTCGCACAGGATCCCTCCAGTCGCGTGGCCTGCGAAACGGTGGTCAACACCGGACTCTGCATGATCACCGGTGAAGTCACCTCAAAGGCCCAGGTGGATTTCATCCATCTTGTGCGCGATGTGATCCGCGACATTGGCTACAGCGGCGCCAGGGCCGGTGGATTTGATGCCAACAGCTGTGCTGTGCTGGTTGCCCTCGATCAGCAATCCCCTGACATCGCCCAGGGCGTTGATGAAGCCGATGACCATGCTGGTGACCCGCTCGACAAGGTGGGTGCGGGAGATCAGGGCATCATGTTCGGCTACGCCTGTGATGAAACTCCGGAGTTGATGCCTCTGCCGATCAGCATCGCCCACCGTCTCTCGAGGCGACTGGCAGAGGTCCGTCACAACGGCACCCTTGAATACCTGCTCCCGGATGGCAAAACCCAGGTCAGTGTCGTGTACGAGAACGATCAGCCCGTGGCGATCGACACGATTCTGATCTCCACCCAGCACACCGCGGAAGTGGCTGGCATGAGCGGCGAGCAAGAGGTCAGGCAGCGCATCAGCGATGACCTTTGGACCCATGTTGTGGAACCTGCCACGGCAGATTTGCCCCTGAAACCCGAAAAGGGATCGACTCGCTATTTGGTTAACCCCACCGGAAAATTCGTGGTGGGTGGCCCTCAAGGTGATGCGGGGCTGACAGGCCGCAAGATCATCGTGGACACCTACGGCGGCTATGCCCGCCACGGTGGTGGTGCTTTCTCCGGTAAGGACCCCACCAAAGTGGATCGCTCTGCTGCCTACGCAGCCCGTTACGTCGCGAAGTGCCTCGTGGCTGCTGGTCTCGCCCGGCGCGCAGAGGTCCAGCTGAGCTATGCCATCGGAGTCGCTAAGCCCGTCTCCATCCTTGTCGACTCGTTTGGCACCGGCAAAGTGTCAAACGCGGAGCTCACCGCACTCGTGAACAGCCACTTTGATCTGCGCCCTGGAGCGATCATCGAGCAATTCAAACTGCGCGACATGCCTTCTCAGAGCGGAGGTCGCTTCTATCGCGACACGGCCGCCTACGGGCATTTCGGTCGCCCTGATCTCAAGCTTCCCTGGGAAGACGTGGCCGACAAAGCCGCAACGCTGCTCCAGGCGGAAGCAACCCGCCTCCAGGAGGGGAGCACCATCTGA
- a CDS encoding FGGY-family carbohydrate kinase has protein sequence MAPDTAVLGIDLGTSGVRIAILDLAGNLRHSEGMPYPGAFEDPAAWVDGCRQLIASIPSDLRQRLRALAVDGTSGTLLACEEDGRPLGPALPYHLSCPEQLERLNALISDSNPAGSASGSLARALRLLETHKRDQLLLRHQADWITGWFLQSWRYGEEGNNLRLGWNLETGRWPDTFARQLWCQALPEIRPSGALLGSIAPSIADQLGCPPNLQVIAGTTDSNAAVLTANPSAGDGITVLGSTIVLKRFVKTPLAGAGVTNHRVGGRWLCGGASNSGGVVLQQQFPGIDLEELSRQIDPEQNSGLDLRPLPARGERFPIDDPTLEPILRPRPVSDALYLHGLLEGMARIEAQGWRRLTELGAQPPKQVITVGGGARNPQWRRLRERILGLAVRSCHAPPAAGTARLALEGLQQAADLHG, from the coding sequence ATCGCCCCTGACACCGCGGTGCTCGGTATCGATCTGGGCACCAGTGGTGTCCGGATCGCGATTCTCGACCTGGCCGGCAATCTTCGACACAGTGAAGGGATGCCCTATCCAGGTGCATTCGAGGACCCAGCGGCATGGGTTGATGGCTGCAGGCAGCTCATCGCGTCCATTCCCTCTGACCTGCGCCAGCGGCTTCGAGCCCTGGCGGTGGACGGAACCTCTGGCACCCTCCTGGCCTGTGAAGAAGACGGAAGGCCTCTGGGGCCAGCCTTGCCGTATCACCTCAGTTGCCCGGAACAGCTGGAGCGACTCAACGCCCTGATCAGCGACTCCAATCCTGCAGGCAGTGCAAGCGGAAGTCTGGCCAGGGCCCTGCGCCTGCTGGAGACGCATAAAAGAGATCAGCTGCTGCTGCGCCACCAGGCCGACTGGATCACTGGTTGGTTTCTGCAAAGCTGGCGTTACGGCGAGGAAGGAAACAACCTCCGCCTGGGCTGGAATCTTGAGACGGGGCGCTGGCCAGACACCTTTGCCCGCCAGCTTTGGTGTCAGGCCCTGCCTGAGATCAGGCCAAGCGGAGCACTCTTGGGATCGATTGCCCCCTCGATCGCCGATCAACTCGGCTGCCCCCCAAACCTTCAGGTGATCGCTGGCACCACAGATTCGAATGCAGCGGTGCTCACGGCCAATCCAAGCGCTGGAGATGGGATCACGGTGCTCGGCAGCACAATCGTTCTGAAGCGATTTGTGAAGACTCCACTCGCTGGTGCGGGAGTCACGAACCATCGGGTTGGAGGTCGCTGGTTGTGCGGAGGGGCCTCCAACTCCGGTGGCGTCGTCCTGCAACAACAGTTCCCTGGAATCGACCTCGAGGAACTCAGCCGTCAGATTGATCCTGAGCAGAACAGCGGCCTGGATCTACGCCCCTTGCCGGCAAGGGGCGAACGGTTCCCCATTGACGACCCGACGCTCGAGCCGATTCTCAGGCCTCGGCCTGTCAGCGATGCCCTCTACCTCCATGGCCTGCTGGAGGGCATGGCTCGCATCGAGGCCCAGGGCTGGCGACGTTTGACGGAGCTGGGAGCTCAACCCCCAAAACAAGTGATCACGGTGGGAGGGGGAGCCCGCAACCCCCAATGGAGAAGGCTCCGGGAACGGATCCTCGGCCTGGCAGTTCGCAGTTGCCATGCTCCTCCGGCCGCTGGCACGGCACGCTTGGCACTCGAAGGTCTGCAACAGGCTGCCGATCTGCACGGATAA
- a CDS encoding DUF2470 domain-containing protein, with translation MAADPLTPSVSDRICRHMNADHSEAVLSYARHYGGIENPQSATMLAVRSDAMELEVDGATVKIPFDHQLSDSEDAHRTLVAMLRAMQN, from the coding sequence ATGGCCGCTGATCCCCTCACCCCAAGCGTCAGTGATCGCATCTGCCGGCACATGAATGCAGATCACAGCGAGGCTGTTCTCAGCTACGCCCGCCACTACGGCGGAATCGAGAACCCGCAGAGCGCCACGATGCTGGCCGTGCGATCAGATGCCATGGAGTTGGAGGTGGATGGAGCAACGGTGAAGATTCCGTTTGATCACCAGCTGAGCGACAGCGAGGATGCCCATCGCACCTTGGTGGCCATGCTGAGAGCGATGCAGAATTAG
- a CDS encoding chromophore lyase CpcT/CpeT, with protein MTATLARLTQQLSASFSNQRQAFDNPPLYGNILVRFRPLPHFETASLLLEQAYAIAANEPYRIRVLRPKACAERGLVIENYAIADNQRFWGAIQDQSKREKIQESDLQLLEGCTYIVTETDEGFSGEVEPGCRCIVKRKGFESYLVSSFQLSPSSMSTIDRGHDPKTHEHLWGSIAGPFIFEKTEDFSEEIPEKWLMP; from the coding sequence ATGACCGCGACCTTAGCTCGACTGACACAGCAACTCAGCGCGAGCTTCAGCAACCAACGCCAAGCCTTCGACAACCCGCCCTTATACGGGAATATTTTGGTGCGGTTTCGCCCCCTGCCCCACTTTGAAACAGCCTCTCTTTTGCTCGAGCAGGCCTACGCAATTGCAGCCAACGAACCGTACAGAATTCGAGTTTTAAGACCAAAAGCCTGTGCTGAACGAGGCTTAGTGATCGAGAACTACGCAATCGCAGACAATCAAAGATTCTGGGGAGCCATCCAAGACCAATCAAAGCGCGAGAAGATTCAGGAAAGTGATCTTCAACTACTTGAAGGTTGCACTTACATCGTGACTGAAACAGACGAGGGCTTTAGCGGAGAGGTTGAACCAGGCTGCAGGTGCATTGTCAAGCGGAAAGGCTTTGAGTCTTACCTCGTGAGCAGCTTTCAGCTCTCCCCCTCATCAATGAGCACCATCGATCGCGGCCATGATCCCAAAACCCATGAACACCTCTGGGGATCAATTGCAGGCCCGTTCATTTTCGAAAAAACAGAAGATTTTTCCGAAGAAATCCCTGAAAAGTGGCTCATGCCATAA
- a CDS encoding phycobilisome polypeptide produces the protein MDPQQAIGGKELQVLIAKANVCGLQQHPNLPESSKRIIAKADQDKRQLTEVEVNDLCSTSGMSATVILFVIEHAKRYVDQSKQVVLKAHPSLVEPGGALHPAERAQACWRDCWNFLRVATYATATDTADCTDPQGIEAVRALYDQLRVPMEGMSMALITLSSLITADIQLQHSDLNREALAFEAAFAHLNATLHKG, from the coding sequence ATGGACCCTCAACAAGCGATCGGCGGCAAAGAACTTCAAGTTCTGATTGCCAAAGCGAATGTCTGCGGACTGCAACAACACCCCAATCTTCCTGAGTCTTCAAAGCGCATTATTGCCAAGGCCGATCAAGACAAACGGCAATTAACTGAGGTCGAGGTCAACGATCTTTGCTCCACATCAGGAATGAGCGCAACGGTCATTTTATTTGTGATCGAGCACGCCAAGCGCTATGTCGATCAAAGCAAGCAAGTTGTGCTCAAAGCGCATCCATCACTTGTCGAGCCCGGAGGCGCGCTGCATCCAGCCGAACGCGCCCAGGCTTGCTGGAGAGACTGTTGGAACTTTCTTCGCGTCGCCACCTATGCGACGGCAACCGACACTGCCGACTGCACAGATCCTCAGGGCATTGAGGCGGTACGTGCTCTTTACGACCAACTCAGAGTGCCCATGGAAGGGATGTCTATGGCTTTAATCACCCTTTCCAGCCTGATCACGGCCGATATCCAACTACAACACAGTGATCTCAATCGAGAGGCACTGGCCTTCGAAGCAGCTTTCGCACACCTGAACGCGACGCTTCATAAAGGTTAA
- a CDS encoding phycobilisome rod-core linker polypeptide, whose protein sequence is MSLPLLSYPLETQNSRVSNLAGDKSTVKGSLQGSAGAGSDGARGSIDALIETAYRQIFFHAMRSDREPFLESQLRAGNITTRDFIRGLLLSERFQQGYYQCNSNYRMVDQVVGRVLGRPVHGDGERRAWSIVIGTKGFAGFVDQLLNTEEYMQAFGYDLVPSQRSRVLPGQAQGEMPIYQAYPRYGSDWRDSLQRRAPSGQADAMAPMEASAAWVNGQPPAWALKAWLGIAVVGGLELTRVLLTIAISMVRN, encoded by the coding sequence ATGTCGTTACCCCTGCTGTCCTATCCCCTTGAGACCCAGAACTCCCGGGTGAGCAATCTTGCGGGGGACAAGTCAACCGTGAAGGGGAGCCTGCAAGGGTCAGCTGGCGCTGGCAGCGATGGAGCGCGGGGAAGCATCGACGCCTTAATCGAAACCGCCTATCGGCAGATCTTTTTTCATGCCATGCGATCCGACCGCGAGCCATTCCTGGAATCTCAGCTGCGCGCAGGCAACATCACCACCCGGGATTTCATCCGGGGCCTTCTGCTATCGGAACGATTCCAACAGGGTTATTACCAGTGCAATTCCAACTACCGCATGGTGGATCAGGTGGTGGGAAGGGTGCTCGGAAGGCCGGTGCATGGCGACGGCGAGCGCCGCGCCTGGTCGATCGTGATCGGCACCAAGGGATTCGCTGGTTTTGTTGACCAACTCCTCAATACGGAGGAGTACATGCAGGCGTTTGGCTACGACCTGGTGCCCTCTCAACGGTCTCGGGTGCTCCCGGGTCAGGCCCAAGGTGAAATGCCGATCTATCAGGCCTACCCCCGCTACGGCAGCGACTGGCGCGACTCCCTCCAACGCCGTGCCCCCAGCGGCCAAGCCGATGCCATGGCTCCCATGGAAGCTTCGGCAGCTTGGGTGAATGGCCAACCACCGGCATGGGCGCTGAAGGCCTGGCTCGGCATTGCCGTTGTCGGCGGCCTCGAACTCACCCGAGTGCTGCTTACGATCGCGATTTCTATGGTTCGCAACTGA